The following is a genomic window from Citrifermentans bemidjiense Bem.
ATTTTTCGCGTTCAGCGCAGCGCCATTACTTCTTGTGGCACTCACCGCACTTGGTCGGGCCTGCGCCCTTGTCCGAGTGGCATCCTTTACAGGTCTTGTGGGCGAAATCCTTGCCGAAACCCTCGATCTTGCCCGGTCCCTTCTCATGGCAGGCCTTGCAGTCCTTCAGGGTGTCCTGGTGTTTCTTGTGGTTGAAGGTGACGTCCCCGTTCTTGGCGGGGAGGGTGATGACGTCCGCTGCCAGAACTGCCCCCGCGCTGAAGATGACCATAGCTACTGCGGCGATTGCTTTTTTCATTTCGTTACCCCTTTTCTTTTTTGAGTTTTTTGCTGCCGAACTGTGGTAAAAATAGCATCCAATGAGGGCTCCGGGTATCGACATCTATAGCAATATGACCCGATGTCGGGTTCCGGACAGCCCTAATCTGGCTGGAAACGGTGCTGAAATGACGCCAGGGGAGCCGGCAGCATGATGGATGCAAACGACAGAGCCGACAAGTTATCCGCCGCAAGCGTCGCCATAGACGGGGTCCGGATAAGGACGGTCCGCGAGGCGAAGAGGCTGACCCAACTCTACGTCGCCAACGTTGTGGGAGTAACCACCGACACCATCTCGCGTTGGGAAAATAACCGCTATCCCTCCATCAAGCGGGAAAACGCCCAGAAGCTT
Proteins encoded in this region:
- a CDS encoding cytochrome c7, whose amino-acid sequence is MKKAIAAVAMVIFSAGAVLAADVITLPAKNGDVTFNHKKHQDTLKDCKACHEKGPGKIEGFGKDFAHKTCKGCHSDKGAGPTKCGECHKK